The Anabaena sp. PCC 7108 region AAAAAACCAATAATTTAAACTCAAACTCAAACCCAAACCCGCTTGACTTTACACCTAACCAAAGAATGCACATAGCCTGGATTGGAAAAAAATCGCCCTTTTGCGGCAATGTCACCTACAGTCGAGAAATTACAAATGCATTAGTTTCACTAGACCGGGGACACAAAGTAAGTTTTCTTCACTTCGCTCAAGAAGAATCTGAACTAGATAAATGGCCGAATTTAAAAGAAGTGTCTTTACCATTTATTTATAAATCCCAGGTTTATACAATTCCCGCTTTCAATGCAACTAAAGTATTGAAAGATTCTCTGCGAGAAATTAAACCAGATATAGTTCATGCTTCTTTGACTCTATCAACTCTGGACTTCGTTTTACCAGAAATTTGTCAAGAATTAAATTTGCCCCTAGTTGCTACTTTTCACACTCCATTTGCTGGGAAGGGTGCAAAGCTAATATCGGGAACACAATTTTTGGCTTATCAACTCTACGCACCGTTTTTAGATAATTATGATCGGGTAATTGTTTTTTCCCAAATTCAGCGTGAATTGTTATCAAGTATGGGTGTGGGAGAACATAAAATAGCGGTAATTCCCAATGGTGTGGATACCACTAAGTATTGTCCTGGTGTTTCTCAAGTTAAAGCGGAATTTGGCGCAGAACGCTTATTTGTTTATCAAGGACGCATTGCCCCAGAAAAAAATGTAGAATCTCTCTTACGAGCTTGGCGACAATCCAAGATGGGAGTTGATAGCAAGTTGCTAATGGTGGGTGATGGACCATTGAGAGCATCTTTAGAACCCTTTTATGGTGAGGAATACGGGATCATCTGGCTAGGATTTATCGCTAATGAAGAACGCCGCATAGAAATATTACGGGGAGCAGATGTATTTATTTTACCTTCTTTGGTAGAGGGTTTATCTTTATCTTTGTTAGAAGCAATGGCTTG contains the following coding sequences:
- a CDS encoding glycosyltransferase family 4 protein; the protein is MHIAWIGKKSPFCGNVTYSREITNALVSLDRGHKVSFLHFAQEESELDKWPNLKEVSLPFIYKSQVYTIPAFNATKVLKDSLREIKPDIVHASLTLSTLDFVLPEICQELNLPLVATFHTPFAGKGAKLISGTQFLAYQLYAPFLDNYDRVIVFSQIQRELLSSMGVGEHKIAVIPNGVDTTKYCPGVSQVKAEFGAERLFVYQGRIAPEKNVESLLRAWRQSKMGVDSKLLMVGDGPLRASLEPFYGEEYGIIWLGFIANEERRIEILRGADVFILPSLVEGLSLSLLEAMACGLACIATDVGADGEVLEKGAGVVISTKTVRSQLRTILPLFQDHPELTTLLGQKATNRVLERYTLSKNITHLEELYAKMLAQRPVPLSWGA